Genomic DNA from Puntigrus tetrazona isolate hp1 chromosome 6, ASM1883169v1, whole genome shotgun sequence:
CAGAGGAGGTCAAACCCTACACAGGTGGCAGCaattaactgtaatttttgCAGATTGTAATGATCCATAATTTACCAGCCTCCCCCTTGCATCGCTTATGcagtaaaaagtgttttgattGGGTACAGGTTTTTGTTCACTTTGGCTTTTGTGTCAGTTATCTCAAAGAAAGGCACAGCCGTTTACATGTGAAGTGATGTGCTTACAGAAACTGAGTTTAGCCTTTACAGTTGTGATTTATCATGTCAAGATTTTAAGGTAAGAACATAACTGTATATATAAcagcaatataaatattagctaATACATTGGATGATAGAGGTCATGGTAAGAAAGTGAAAggttattattgtaatttaggCACCTGCAACACTTGCAAGGGGATTGTACTTGTAATAAATGTGCTGGTTAATGCGTGTGATCAACTTCTATAGAGAGATCTTACTGAGCCTTTGTAGTAAAATAGGAACATTTCATAAATGGACAACTAAGCATCTCCCTCTGATTTTGTCTTGCAGAAAAAGATGAGCCCAGCAGCTACACTTGCACAACTTGTAAGCAGCCCTTCAGCACTGCTTGGTTTCTGCTACAGCATGCCCAGAATACCCATGGTTTCCGAATATACCTGGAGAGCGAACCTGGAAGCCCATTAACTCCTCGGGTGGCCTCCGCTCCAGGCATGGGTGGTGACTGTGCCTCACAGCCACCGCTGCATGCAGCCCACCTGGCAGACAGTAGTCCCTATAGCCTGATGAGGATAGCCAACAGAGATGGGTCCTCAGTTCCTAGAGAAGGGCGATATCCCAGAACACCTCCACTCTTTAGTCCCCCACCACGGCATCACATGAGCCCAGACGATCTGGCTATGGCCCCCCATCACCCAAGCGCCTTTGATAGGGTAATGCGTCTAAATTCGGTACCCTTGGACTCCCCATCTATGGACTTCTCGAGACGACTACGGGAACTAGCAGGCAACTCTGCTGGGTCCTCTCCCCCCATGTCACCCAACAGGCCTAGCCCTATGCAACGGCTACTGCAGCCATTCCAGCCAGGGGCATCTCATTCTCCCTCTGGATCTCGTTCAACGCCTACTCAACAAACTCCAACCGTGCCAGCTGTGAAGGCAAAGTCTTGTGAGTTTTGTGGAAAGTCTTTTAAATTCCAGAGCAACTTAATCGTCCACAGACGTAGTCATACAGGTGAGAAACCTTACAAGTGCCACCTCTGCAACCATGCCTGCACTCAGGCCAGCAAGTTAAAGCGCCACATGAAGACTCATCGGCACAAATCCTCCTCTACTACCTCCAAATCAGATGATGGCCTTTCAACTGCCAGTTCACCTGAGCCAGGCACGAGTGACCTGCTAAGCAGTGCCACCAATGCTCTGAAATCTGTGGTGGCAAAGTTTAAAAGTGAGAACAACGGTGTGATCCCTGAAAATGGAcaggaggaagatgaagaagatgatgaggaggaggacgaagaggaggaggaggaggaaggagaggaagaggaggaggaagaagaagaagaagaggaggaggaggaggaagagaatgAGAGTGAGTCTGGTGAGAGGAATGATATAAACTTTAGCCTGAGCCTAGAAGGTGCACGCCACCATGAGAACAATAGACAACGACACAACAAAAGTGTCGAGGGAATTCAGGATTATCGAGAGGCCATAAAACTTTACAAGCGAGGGGACCACAGATCAGTTAGTGAGACAGGTGGGGACGAATCCCCACAAGAGTCTGATCAAGTCAACAAGGGATACCTGCCAATAGTAAATGGAACAGCCTCCTACCCAAACGAGGACCTTTCAAGGAAACTTCTTACCGGAAGTCCAGAATCCGGCAGTCCTCTCTCCAAACGTATCAAGGTGGAAAAGGACCTTGATCTTCCAACTCCTACAATCCCCAACTCAGAGAACGTCTATTCACAGTGGCTGGCCGGATACGCAGCATCGCGCCAGCTCAAAGATCCTATTCTCAACTTTGGGGACTCAAGACAATCGCCTTTCGCCACATCTTCAGAGCACTCCTCGGAGAATGGAAGTCTCAGGTTCTCCACTCCCCCTGGGGAGCTAGATGGAGGGACAGCCTCTGGGCGCAGTGGCACGGGAAGTAGGGCCAGTACACCCCACCTTCCCACTGGTCGACCCAGCTCCAAGGATGGACGACGTAGTGACACTTGTGAATTTTGTGGCAAGGTCTTCAAAAACTGCAGCAACTTGACAGTGCATCGGCGCAGCCACACTGGTGAGAGGCCGTACAAGTGTGAGCTTTGTAGCTATGCCTGTGCTCAGAGCAGCAAGCTAACACGGCACATGAAGACGCATGGACAGACAGGCAAGGACGTTTACAAATGTGAGATATGCCACATGCCTTTTAGCGTCTACAGCACTCTGGAGAAGCACATGAAAAAATGGCACAACGATCGGCCCTTAAGCATTGAAATTAAAACGGAGTAAACTTTAAGATGTCTTTCGCAatcttaggaaaaaaaaatatttaaagcacagCGTCAGTTAATTATGCTGGCTGAAAATTTGTCAAAATGACGCAAGACTCTGAGCCTCTCTAATGTGCAATAACTAAATGTTTTGTACTTCTTTTCTTACTGGTTGGCATGTTTTCGTGTGTTAGCTTGATTGATAAGCATTAGCTGTGTTGCTGTTGTTACTGTCTTTTATCAAACAGGACATTTCATGCtgcaaacaattattttttacatatcaTACCTAGTTGCGTTTTGTCATTTAAGCCGTAATCTTTTGACTACCTACATTCACACTTGGGTTTACACTGTTCATTAGGGGTATAGACGAACTGTGGGGTTATCGACGAACGTTTAAACGGtaacattttactaaaatactaaaattttTATTGTTGCTTGTGAAAAAGAGTGCCTTGGGTGTTTAAAGCATCTGTGGTTTCTGCCATTTGCCATAAGCCTGGGGATATTATTCAATGCAAAATTAGGTTCTTGCATCAAGTACCTATTGTGAATTCGCTAAATGCAGGAATCCAGCATATGTTCTTATGTATATCATTTACTAGTATAACATGTTGTGTTTCtttaagtataatttttttgttggcATGTTCATGCCTTGGTGAGATTTTACCTTGTGTTTTTGGTATCAAACGAACAGGTACATTAGTAAGTTTTCTTTTAACTTAGGGTCTCAGTGTTTCTTTGggttttctatgtttttttttttttttttttttagaaagtagccctgaaaatgtgttttactcaGTAGATAGCCAATGAATTGGACTATACTGATAAATTTCTATTTGGTGCATGGAACAAAAAGCAGATTATGTAAATATGTCCATTTTTATAGAACTAATTTCTTGACAGGGTCATCCATGAAAATTTAACAAACAGTCCCTGAATAAGCTGTTAAATAATTGTCTGGATTGAAAATcctttacatttcaaaataagctCAGATTggctaaaaatttaaatagtttagcAACACCAGTTTTGATGGAGCAATGCAGAAACTTATTTCAGGACATTTACACATTATTGGATTAAAGTCTGAATACTTTACAGTTAACTTGCTTGCAAACAGTTGTGTACTTCCACAACGTTTTCTTTTATCCTACACTCTTCAGTTTCTAAagttatgtactgtatatacccCTGTTTATTAGTAAAGCACTTAGCCACGCTCACATATTTTGTGCCCGTCGAGTTGACATTCAGACTTTTTATTCTCTACATTAACCCATAGTGAATTTTATGAATAGCACTTGCCACTCAGCCTAAAACTCTGTATCTGTCCTGCTAATCTACGGGCAGGTGGTTGAGTATAAAAACGAAACAGCTCTCCAATGGCACAAAAAACCTGCACTGTtcaatttttttcctgtttacaAGACACTTAAGAGATATTTCCTCTCATATGACCAACTTGGTGAGGTGTAAACATATGTGAAATAGAGTTAGATTAGAATCGTGGTCAAGCAAATAAGGACTTAAAAGAagcttaaaaaggaaaaaaatgataaagactGTTCATTTAGAAGCTAGACTTTGGAACAGTGTAAGTATGTTTATCTCAGTGAATATACTCCAAACCTGCTACTTAAACAGCCATTTTTatcatactttttaaaatgaattaatgattaaatgtttctttttgtaatACTATGGTGTTTTTAACaggaaattaatttaaagtgttCCATTTTTGCCGCTCATCTTCATTTCTTGGTGGGTTACAATGTACTATGTAAATACTAAAtgttctgtgatttttttttttcttctgatcctttttttccccctttggCATACACAGTCCTTCAGGATGCATTATAATGAGATTGTAGGAGTACGTTTGACATTTTATAGGGCTGACTTATGGTCTGTCAAAAGCTATTGTGACACACTTCAGTTTGCCATGTCAGTGTGTAGAGAAGATCTGGATTTAATTGTTCATCAACAGTAGTCAAGATAGTATTTATATAGAGACTAGAATTCCAGACTGTTCCTTGTTCactttaaaggtacaaaaatacCTGTAGTTGAGCTCAGCATGCTGCCACCATTTTGCGTTTCTCCTTAACTTGGCAGGATAATATAGTgagaatcattttaatgtatggATCTTGAAAATGAGTTTCTAAGAAAAAGCTATGTGGGGGTTATACAGATAAAAGGCTATACAATGGTCTGTTGACGCAGTCCTCTTTGAAATAACACAATGATGAGGAACAGGTGGTTTTATGATCTCTGGCCTTTGGATATGCAGTAAAGTTTCATAGTTAGTGGGTTTCCCTCTTTATTTTGAACTGTCCCTGTCTCCCCCACAACCTGAAACATTCCAGTCATCTTTGAAAGAATGGATGTCATATGCAATGAATCAAGagtcaataaatacatttaaaatgcattttgaaatacaACTGCACAGTTTGTCTCGGTTTGTTTCATTAATGTCCAGACTCACCCAGAAACTACGCCCACAGAATTGGATTGTCTGTCATTCATAATGTTCTACACTTCCCCCTTGcatgtttctttattaaatatttaacctaATGTGATTATGTGTTTAGCTACCAATATAAGGAAGTACTGTACACTTTTGaccaaatttaattacattccTCAATATTTTCcccaaaataaacagaaaatctgTTTTAGGGTTTATAACACAAACAGAGTAATCACTGATAGTTATTCTTTTCATTATTAcactacagtaaaaatgtacagGTTTCACTATAGTAAGTTTCTATATAATTTGATCCATTTTCTTTCATGCGTTTTTTAAGTAGTCATCATtcattatatgttattttagaattttttttatactattatagtacTTAAACCTATTTTGATAGTTTGATAATTAGccatttatgtaaaattttaattaatcaatactcacaatattgaattttattatatatatacatatacacacaaacacttctgtttcagttctaatagtcattttaatacttaaacCTATTTCAGTTACTTGACAAAACAACTGATTTAGccttacttttaaaagtgtgaGCAAAGAGGTCAgcgaggaaaaaagaaaaagcagcaaAGTAGTTCGAGCTAACATACAGGgcatgtgtttttgtacatAAGTTTTTATTGAAACTGTGCAAAAAAAGCTGGTGCCTTTATGCTACGCCACAGCTCACATGCGAGTGGATGTGTACACACGAATATTAACACCAGGTGTGTTTGCTTTGGACCCAGACGAAAAGACGGAAGTTGGCTGCTTTATCTTTTGTCTCAGGCTTTGTGTGGTCATTTGGGTGTCTGTTTTATAACTTTAACAgcctcttttttctttcattttttgcactctttgcttttcctttgTGGATTGACACCAACGTGACAAagtaatctctctctctctctctgtctctttatcTATCTTTCTGCCCTTGCTTTAGCTCTTTATGTTTACTGACCTAGAGGTGATTAAAGTCCAGCCTTAGAAAAGGATCCAGCTTTTTAAACTGTTGACAGTTGAGATAAAAGCCCTTAAGACTTGGGGATGGGCACTATGGGTTGtggcatgtttgtgtgtatgtgttttacgGGGCTTAAGATCCGAGCCTGCTTTCTGCTCCCCTCTTCCAAGTTCAATGTCAAAGGGTGAACAATGGCAGGTCACAGGGATCCTGGGCCCAAACAGAGCGTGCATAGCCTGCATACTTTTCCCATAGCAGGTCCTGACCTCtgctctctgcctctctctctccctaaagaatatattttcagGCTCTCAGGGAAGATCTGTCAGTTTCCCTTACAAAGGAACTGCTTTTGTGATTTGAGACACCTTTCTGATAAAGAAACCTAGGCAGCAGAGTTttgtggagttttttttttatttgaacaagtAATTGATACATATTTTGCCAACACAggtttatttgacaaaatacCTATACATACCATTCACTTGTATTtagctgaaatgaacactagtaGCAGTAAAACGccaacatttacacacaaattatgattatgGGGCagattataaattaataatgactTATTTGCATGCATCAAACAAATTGTAATACAATTTGATGTTTGCATCACATAATCAGCTCCATATGTATGCTGACATAGTAAACTTGCTTGGAGGCCCATCTGGTACAGTATTGCAATCGCATATGCGTCCTGTGAAACTAGTCATGATAAAAGTAAAAGCAAGTAAAAATTACACGATTGCTTCTGCATACGTGTTTATCTTGTGTTTACAACAGTCGGATTTAGGGTTTAGTGTATGTACGTCGATAAGACAGTAACCTTTTAGCATTAGTCCCTGGACATTTCCAAACCGCCATGATACATAAAAAACCAACATAACAAAATGCTGGCCACATTCACATTCATCTGTTTAGAACAAAATTTAAAACGATTTTAAATGCCACTCGCTACacatttaaatctgaaagtgcataaAATGTACAAGAATCAACATATTTACAGGAATATCAAAATAGCCATGTTTTTTTGGACTTCACTTTGGGTTGCCacctgtattttaatgtttattcttATTAGAGTTATGTACTGTTAGTTTGGAAACAAGCACAAAACTCAATTGTGAGACAACTTAGGCTGCAGCTTTGTGTGCATTATGGCTTATTTAAAATTTCCAAACCAGTTTGTTATCAGACTGCCACTTTAGAAGGCAGCGGACTTTATAGGCAGTAGagttcactaggttttggaacaaagcCAGTTTGTTACTCTCTTGAATGTCTTAGTCTCTGTTCTGTCTTGCCTCAGTGTTTATACTCTACAGGGCTTTGCATCGATGACAGGGGAGCCCCCTTCTCAGGGATCTATGAGGTTAAtcccatgtgtgtgtgtgtatatacagtatgtgtttttcTCTAGCGGTAAGGCTGGACTTGTGGACTGGTTGCAGCTGTTTACCCTTTTGATTCTTTGAGTCTCGTCCCCTTAAGATCACACGAGCACACAGAACTATCACTTGGCCGAGGAGCTTCTATGTTTGCCCAGACAGAAGTTGAGGACCACTGGATTAGACTGGGGTCTGTGTTTTGTCTAGgatgaaaaaaatgcagtaaaagggGCGCTCCCTCTTTTTCACAAACaggaactcacacacacacatatgtccGCACACGTGTGCTCAGGCAGAGTCTTGGGGGACATGACCTCTCTCCAATGCCTACGATCCTGGCCCCTTCTCCTTGGGTGAAGGCAGAGAAAGGTCAAAGGTGATTTTTTGGGGGGCTCAAGATTAAGTTTCACATGACTGAGCACCTTTGTTGAGGCCGTCCAGCAGAAAGGAAACGTCCAGGAGGCCTTCATGTCTGTCTGAGAAGGGCCCCAAAAGCACCCTTCCCCCTTTGgcctcttctcttctcttctcttctcttctcttctcttctcttctcttctcttctcttctttctgCAGAATATCACATGCAACAATTGTCAATGCTGAGATAAGTTTTGAACATCTTTTCCTTCCAACCCGTCATAACTACAAAGCAAGCAACTCTGTATTCAAAGTCTTCGGATGTGTTTCAATACTTTGTGGGAGGAAACTTAACTTTTTGTTGGTTTTCATTAATAATCTTCCCCTTACGAAAGATAACACATCACTAGTTACAAGACAAAGaaccacagtttttttttttttttttatatataccaTTCAGCATGTCTCTGTTgaattagttattattttatatttagctttaataatttgttttgctttgttttaatattttttatatgaaattaatttgtatttttttttaggtcctTTTGAGTTTTTGTTAAGCTGTTTAAGTgtgtcatttaacattttaatttttatatttaatatttaaattaattaattaatgtattttatgcaactttgagataacaataacaatggaaaaatcaaaagaattgcattttttgaaatacaaaaaaaacctgccaCTTTTGATTAGTGTGTCCTGGCTGaacaatttatattaaaaatcatacCAAATCTTACATTTGTAATGGTAGTGCATAAGCATGTTATatctttaaatacatatatttgtcCTCTTTTAGCTTAATAGCCATATATGTTCACGATTTTGTAAGGGAGGGGAAAATTATGACAGAGTTATAATTTAGGTTGAGCTATATTGCTCTGTTTGAACGTCCCATCTAGACCAACATAGCGATATAGGCTCATCCAATGATGTGAGTCAaacattaatgatttttttcccacacATTTTTTATCTTAATCAACTGACAGCGATTTAAGATAAACGTTTTGTCAGTTCACGCATTTCCAGAGAATCGCCAATCACCAATTGCATTTC
This window encodes:
- the bcl11ab gene encoding BAF chromatin remodeling complex subunit BCL11A b, with amino-acid sequence MSRRKQGKPQHLSKREFSPEPVTADIPEDGESHPGSEPSTPKGDQDLLTCGQCRSRFPLADILVFIEHKRRQCQGRLCMDKGLDLPPSPPPAGPRRACVPVEVAVQVSPHGEEHLASTPHGLRPKQENLTEKDEPSSYTCTTCKQPFSTAWFLLQHAQNTHGFRIYLESEPGSPLTPRVASAPGMGGDCASQPPLHAAHLADSSPYSLMRIANRDGSSVPREGRYPRTPPLFSPPPRHHMSPDDLAMAPHHPSAFDRVMRLNSVPLDSPSMDFSRRLRELAGNSAGSSPPMSPNRPSPMQRLLQPFQPGASHSPSGSRSTPTQQTPTVPAVKAKSCEFCGKSFKFQSNLIVHRRSHTGEKPYKCHLCNHACTQASKLKRHMKTHRHKSSSTTSKSDDGLSTASSPEPGTSDLLSSATNALKSVVAKFKSENNGVIPENGQEEDEEDDEEEDEEEEEEEGEEEEEEEEEEEEEEEEENESESGERNDINFSLSLEGARHHENNRQRHNKSVEGIQDYREAIKLYKRGDHRSVSETGGDESPQESDQVNKGYLPIVNGTASYPNEDLSRKLLTGSPESGSPLSKRIKVEKDLDLPTPTIPNSENVYSQWLAGYAASRQLKDPILNFGDSRQSPFATSSEHSSENGSLRFSTPPGELDGGTASGRSGTGSRASTPHLPTGRPSSKDGRRSDTCEFCGKVFKNCSNLTVHRRSHTGERPYKCELCSYACAQSSKLTRHMKTHGQTGKDVYKCEICHMPFSVYSTLEKHMKKWHNDRPLSIEIKTE